One Vallitalea pronyensis genomic region harbors:
- a CDS encoding MFS transporter, with amino-acid sequence MFRVFINSFTQYKGLPREVYILAIQRFVNSVGGFVHAFLLMFLTKRIGLEKDAAGLYMTFSAFAGIPGTIISGFLVDRYSRKTILLASRAASAMILFSCGFLGNSMMITYLIIASSFLWSFSAPASSAMVADLTTPENRKQSFSLLYLGMNLGLAFGFMLAGFLFENYTSWLFWGDGLTSMLSLLLVVFFIKDTRPSREQIEAINNSKREGEKEEKSNIFVALIRRPFLVAFVIINSILGFVYFQHGFVMPLHLEELFINQGTKLFGSVMTANTIIVILFTPILMHLTKNIKPIINVGIAAITYIIGFGMLTFSTTLWPFYVTVFIWTSGEIIATVNTGVYISNHSPVNHRGRFNSMIGFIQHAGRASSPALMGMFLVGKPSATGWVLTAAVAIIALVLLAILFIKEQQYKHKANRSLAFKEEDVA; translated from the coding sequence ATGTTTAGAGTATTTATTAACTCATTCACCCAGTACAAAGGCTTACCAAGAGAGGTATACATACTGGCTATACAACGATTTGTTAATTCCGTTGGTGGCTTTGTTCATGCATTCCTATTGATGTTTCTAACCAAACGAATAGGTCTTGAAAAAGATGCTGCTGGTTTATACATGACCTTTTCTGCTTTTGCAGGTATACCAGGTACCATCATCTCAGGTTTTCTTGTAGACCGTTATAGCAGAAAGACGATCTTACTTGCATCAAGGGCAGCCTCTGCCATGATACTTTTTTCCTGTGGTTTTCTTGGTAACAGTATGATGATTACCTATTTAATCATTGCTTCCAGCTTTTTGTGGAGTTTCTCCGCTCCAGCAAGTTCTGCTATGGTAGCAGATTTAACAACACCTGAGAACCGAAAACAGAGTTTTTCATTATTGTATTTAGGTATGAATTTAGGCTTGGCATTTGGATTTATGTTAGCAGGGTTTTTATTTGAGAATTATACGAGCTGGTTATTCTGGGGTGATGGTCTTACATCCATGTTAAGTTTATTATTGGTTGTCTTTTTTATTAAAGATACGCGACCAAGTAGAGAACAGATTGAAGCCATCAATAACTCCAAACGAGAAGGGGAAAAAGAAGAAAAAAGCAATATTTTTGTTGCGTTAATTAGAAGACCTTTTCTTGTTGCATTTGTGATCATTAATTCCATTTTAGGGTTTGTCTATTTTCAACATGGTTTTGTTATGCCCCTTCACTTAGAAGAATTATTTATTAATCAAGGTACGAAATTATTTGGAAGTGTGATGACAGCGAACACCATCATTGTTATTCTATTTACACCTATACTGATGCATCTGACAAAAAATATAAAACCCATCATTAATGTGGGTATTGCCGCTATCACTTACATCATTGGATTTGGTATGCTAACATTTTCAACTACTCTATGGCCTTTTTATGTAACTGTGTTCATATGGACATCTGGTGAAATCATTGCCACGGTGAATACAGGTGTCTATATATCCAACCATTCACCCGTTAACCACCGGGGCAGATTTAATTCCATGATTGGTTTTATACAACATGCTGGACGGGCATCATCACCTGCACTTATGGGCATGTTCCTTGTAGGAAAACCCAGTGCCACAGGTTGGGTATTAACTGCAGCTGTTGCAATCATTGCACTGGTACTGCTAGCTATCTTGTTTATCAAAGAGCAACAGTACAAGCATAAGGCCAATAGATCATTGGCATTTAAAGAAGAGGATGTAGCATAA
- a CDS encoding LiaF domain-containing protein encodes MGFIKKALKISAVAGASYGGFRVFKKYQELKENYKEVFLFKTKEKAYEEDEYEGGSYAAMFSVLEMDLSEAVIEEDEITIDIYGLCSVIEIKVPEGWQIEMQGSSSKAVVENGLSSDEPESEEEEIEKIVNDLEDKPTVYINYKLTGAVLSVNEKKEEADEDYEDFEVDDEETEEVIEDEDTDVTVEVRNEDEGSTVEVIVEKDEEEKE; translated from the coding sequence ATGGGATTCATAAAAAAAGCATTAAAAATTTCAGCTGTTGCAGGAGCATCCTATGGAGGATTTAGAGTCTTTAAAAAGTATCAGGAATTAAAAGAGAATTATAAGGAAGTCTTTTTATTCAAAACAAAAGAAAAAGCTTATGAAGAAGATGAGTATGAAGGCGGTTCATATGCAGCCATGTTCTCAGTTCTTGAGATGGACTTATCCGAGGCTGTCATTGAAGAAGATGAAATTACCATTGATATCTATGGTCTATGTAGTGTCATAGAAATCAAAGTTCCAGAAGGCTGGCAGATTGAGATGCAAGGTTCCAGCAGTAAGGCTGTAGTTGAAAATGGACTTTCATCAGATGAGCCAGAAAGTGAAGAAGAAGAAATAGAAAAAATTGTGAACGATTTAGAAGATAAACCAACGGTGTATATCAATTATAAATTAACAGGAGCTGTACTTTCTGTAAATGAAAAGAAAGAAGAAGCAGATGAAGATTACGAAGACTTTGAAGTTGATGATGAAGAGACAGAAGAAGTTATAGAAGATGAAGATACGGATGTAACCGTTGAAGTGCGTAACGAAGATGAAGGTTCAACGGTAGAAGTTATTGTAGAAAAAGATGAAGAAGAAAAAGAATAA
- a CDS encoding TetR/AcrR family transcriptional regulator has protein sequence MPTQLFNALDQEKRLKITQEALQEFAENSYSESSTNNIVKRAGISKGSLFKYFTNKEDLYFYILDDSIQRFLDSSKEAITTLPNDFFERVATYADIEFTWYMHHPMAYKLIKKAFIDDQSDIYKKTIKKYQVMGNSFYYTLFQDINMNGYKWNKNKILDMLRWLLEGFNASFMKDIAGNEGIDSIKDRYLKELQEYMTILKEGICKE, from the coding sequence ATGCCAACACAACTTTTTAACGCTCTCGATCAAGAAAAACGATTAAAAATCACCCAGGAAGCCCTTCAGGAATTTGCAGAAAATAGTTATTCCGAGAGTTCCACCAATAATATCGTGAAAAGAGCTGGTATAAGTAAAGGCAGTCTCTTTAAATATTTTACCAACAAGGAAGATTTATATTTTTATATTCTAGATGATAGCATACAACGTTTCTTAGATAGTTCCAAAGAAGCAATAACCACCCTTCCTAATGATTTCTTTGAAAGAGTCGCCACCTATGCTGACATTGAATTCACTTGGTATATGCATCATCCTATGGCGTATAAGCTGATAAAAAAAGCTTTCATTGACGACCAAAGTGACATCTATAAAAAGACCATTAAAAAATATCAAGTAATGGGTAACAGCTTTTATTACACCTTATTTCAAGATATAAACATGAACGGCTACAAATGGAATAAGAATAAAATACTTGATATGTTAAGGTGGCTGTTAGAAGGCTTTAATGCATCCTTTATGAAGGATATAGCAGGTAATGAAGGGATTGATTCTATAAAAGATAGGTATTTAAAAGAGCTTCAGGAATACATGACCATATTAAAAGAAGGCATATGCAAAGAATAA